In the Spartinivicinus ruber genome, TAAAAACCGCACGTAAATTAATCCTTAACGAACTGGGAGGAAAGAAAAGGGCGGACCCCCTAAAGGGAGTCCAGACAGTCTTGAGTCGTGGGGTTTAATATGAAAGCCACTAAAATAGTAGACGCTTACGGTCATCCTTTCCAATTAAGAACACCTTACGAATCGGCTACACAAAGTTTTCGGTCGATTGGCTGGCACAGCCCCAGCTTAGGGCCTAACGCCACAATCAGCAGCTCATTATACACCTTACGTAACCGTACCCGTGCAGCCTACCGCAACAGTAACCTGATGCGAGGGGCGATTAACAAGAATACGGCTAACGAAGTCGGCACCGGCTTTACCTTACGTAGTTTGTGTGAAGACGAAAACTTTAGGCAGGAAGCTAACAAGCTTTGGAAGCAAAGCGCTGACGAAATGGACCCAAGCTACACACTTAACTTTGCCGGGCTGCAAGCCTTGATGGTGCGCAATCGTCGGCTATCAGGTGAAGTATTTATCCGACTTAGACGACGTAAGACCACTAGCGGCTTAGCCGTATCCATGCAAATTGATGTGCTAGAGGCGGATTGCATACCGATTGAAAAGCATGAAGATCTGAAGAACGGTAACAAGATTAGAAATGGTATCGAGTTTCGAGGGCCGCACCGGGTAGCGTATTGGGTTTATAAAGAACACCCCGAAGACGGCGAGTGTCGTCAAGATGAGCTGGTGAGAATCCCGGCTAGAGACATGATTCACCATTACCTACCGATTCGACCGGGGCAAATCAGAGGGGAGCCAGAGGCGGCCACAGCGCTATTAAAAGACCACACTTTCAAAGAATACGACGATTCAGAACTGGTCAGGAAAAAAGAACGTTCAGCCTATACGGGCTTTTTGTATCGAGAAAGCCACGATGATGAAGACTATGCATTACCAGGGAATTATGTCGAAGAAGAGCAGCTAGACCCTGTTATAAAAGTAAAATCAGGCTACATGCTACGCGGCTCACTCAACGAAAAGCTAGAACTGTTTGACGGTGACAACACTGGCCAGGGCTATGCGGATTTTATGCGCTGGCAATCATTGCAACTGTCGTCTGGTTTATCCATTCCTTACCCACTGTTAACAGGTGATTGGTCCGGGTTAAATGACCGGCTGGTGAGAGCCATGCTCAATGAATACCGGCGCGAAA is a window encoding:
- a CDS encoding phage portal protein; translated protein: MKATKIVDAYGHPFQLRTPYESATQSFRSIGWHSPSLGPNATISSSLYTLRNRTRAAYRNSNLMRGAINKNTANEVGTGFTLRSLCEDENFRQEANKLWKQSADEMDPSYTLNFAGLQALMVRNRRLSGEVFIRLRRRKTTSGLAVSMQIDVLEADCIPIEKHEDLKNGNKIRNGIEFRGPHRVAYWVYKEHPEDGECRQDELVRIPARDMIHHYLPIRPGQIRGEPEAATALLKDHTFKEYDDSELVRKKERSAYTGFLYRESHDDEDYALPGNYVEEEQLDPVIKVKSGYMLRGSLNEKLELFDGDNTGQGYADFMRWQSLQLSSGLSIPYPLLTGDWSGLNDRLVRAMLNEYRREIEMCQDHLMVYQVCRKVWQWWMDTAVLTGQLNASDYSQDKAFYQALDVCPDAWKYLHPVQDVQARQQAISSNLSNIDSEASELGYDVDDNMRRNAKATKKFMEICKKEGVDPQLVTGLFAASASSGGNSE